The following coding sequences are from one Sphaeramia orbicularis chromosome 11, fSphaOr1.1, whole genome shotgun sequence window:
- the LOC115428757 gene encoding lactose-binding lectin l-2-like yields the protein MLFFIFLSVLALGVASPPGDGEVKLQRGGCPPFWFNFNGRCYKYVATELTWADAELHCVSQRANLVSIHSLEEHNFVKSLIQNFDHAQGHTWIGLSDTHKEGAWMWSDGCPVDYVLWDKGQPDNFRGIEDCVDKNYGESLKWNDASCSNAFPSVCASRILCP from the coding sequence ATGCTGTTCTTCATCTTCTTATCAGTTCTGGCTCTGGGTGTTGCGTCTCCTCCAGGTGATGGTGAAGTGAAGCTACAGCGAGGTGGTTGTCCCCCATTCTGGTTCAACTTCAATGGACGCTGCTACAAGTATGTTGCCACAGAGCTGACCTGGGCTGATGCAGAGCTCCACTGTGTGTCACAGAGGGCCAACCTGGTGTCCATCCACAGTCTGGAGGAACACAATTTTGTCAAAAGTCTGATCCAGAATTTTGACCATGCTCAGGGACACACCTGGATTGGACTGAGTGACACCCATAAGGAAGGAGCATGGATGTGGTCTGATGGGTGTCCAGTGGACTATGTCCTGTGGGACAAAGGGCAGCCTGACAATTTCAGGGGAATTGAAGACTGTGTTGACAAAAACTATGGTGAAAGTTTAAAATGGAATGACGCTTCTTGTTCAAACGCTTTTCCTTCTGTCTGTGCATCTCGTATTCTTTGCCCGTGA